The genomic segment AACTTGTGCGACCACAGGCTCAGCCCGACCGAGCCGGCCACGATGGACCCGGCGTCGATGTAGCTGGCCATCCCGGCCACCGCCGTCCACTTCCAGTACCGCCGACGCTCGGCGCCGTCGTCCAGCACCGCGTCCGCTGCCGTACTCATCGGCGTTCCTCCTTCGTCGGAACACCGACGAGGCACCACACGCAACGCCACCGATTCACTCGCTCACGCTCACTCATGGGCGTTCCTCCTTCGTCGGAACACCGACGAGGCACCACACGCAACGCCACCGATTCACTCGCTCACGCTCACTCATGGGCGTTCCTCCTTCGTCGGAACACCGACGAGGCACCACACCCGATGCCACCGATTCACTCGCTCACGCTCACTCACTTGCCGCTCCCATCGCAGGGTCGGTCCGTTCCCCGTCCGGTTGTGCGGGTGGCCGGCCGCGCGGCGCCGAGCAGCCGGACCGGCCCGAACAGACCGGAACGGCGTTGCCCGGCGAACACCCCGGCGGTCGGTGTGGTGTCGCCCAGATACGGCGCGAGGGTGTTGCGCACGACCAGCTCCAGCCGGTTCGCGCCGGCGTGCAGCCACCGGTCGATCCGCACCCGGTACGGGGAAAGCAGCAGCTGCCCGACGGCCACGCCGTTCAGCCGGACCTCCACGGTGCCGCGCACCTCGCCGAGATCCAGCCAGGTCGGTTGGTCCGGGTCGAGCCCGGTCAGGGTCCGGGCGTAGCGCACCGCCCCGGAGTACGAACCGAGGCCGGCGTCGGCCCAGTCACCGAGGTCGATCTCACCGGGCCCGGTCCGGTACTCCACCGGCCCGGTCAGCGTCGCCCCACCGGCCGTGTCCACGGTGGACACCGCGAGCAGCGCCCGGCTCGCTCCCGGCGTGATCTCGACCTCGCCGTCGAGCACCGGCCGCTCGGTGCCGTCCAGCCAGACCCGGGCGGCACCGCGCACCGGTACGGTCATCCGCCGGGCGCCGGGCGGCAACCGGCACCGGAACCACTGGGTGCGCGGCGCGGCCGGCACCGACTCGACGGGGACCACCGGCAGGACCGCGCCGGGCGGCCGTCCGTCCAACCAACCGGCCCCGGGCAGCGGGTGCGGCCGCGGCCACAGGCAGCCGGTGCGCGGATCCAGCCACTGCTCCCGACGCACCCGCGGCGCGCCGATCGTCCAGTGCGGCGCAGACACCAGGTCCGCCCGGCCGGCGTCGGTGTCGATCGTCCCGTCCACCCACACCGCCGCACCGGCCGGGTCGGTGAACTCGACCACCAGCTCGTTCTCGCCGGCGACCAGCCGGTCGGCGACCTCGTATGGGCGCACCCGCACCGCACGGTTCTGCGCGTACGGGTCGAAGCCGCCGTGCCGGCCGATCCGCGCACCGTTGAGCCGGATCACCGCGGCGCCCTCGGTACCGATCTGCAGCACCGCGCGGCGGATCCGGCCGGGCAGCGTGAAGCGGTGCCCCACCGCCGCCGGCGACCGCGTCGGCACCAGCCACTCCGGCCGGCGCAACTGGTCCGGTTCGCGGGTCAGCGCCCACCACAGCCGCACCGCACCGTCCACATCGGACCGCACCTGCACGGTCAGTTCGTGGTGGCCGGCGCGAGCCGGGATCGGCTGGATGGTGAGGTACCCGTCTCCGGCGGCGGGCAGCACGACGCCGTCGAGCACCAGGCGGCGGGCACCCGGTGCGCCGACCGCGAGGTGCAGCCCGGTGCGCTGGCCGGTGTCGAGGCGAAAACCGGTGCGCAGCGCCACCCACTGCCCGGCACGCACGTTATCGACGTGCACGAACTCCTCGGGCACGTATCCCTTCGGGCCGAGCGTCGCGTGGTGGCGCGGATCGTCCGGGATGCCCCGGGACAGCGAGTACACCGCGGCCCGCCAGCCGGCTGCGGCGAGCTGCTCGGCGGTGTCGCACGGCCCGGCGACCGACCCGTACCGGCCGAACGTGGCGACGACCTGGTCCCAGCCGTCCGGCGGCAACCGTTCCGCGGTCACCTCCGGCCCGGTCTCCCGGTGTGCCAGCCGCCAGGTCTGCACCGGCGGGTCGGTCCGGCCCGCGGCCAGGTCACCCCACCGGTTGTCCAGCATGGGCTCGACCGTGGCGGTCCAGCGATTCGGCAACGTGGCGAGCACCCGCCCGGGCTGCGGGCCGGCCGCCGGCGCGGGCGTGCTCGCGCCGAACACCACCACCGCGGCGGGCCCGGACCCGAACGGCACCCGTACGGTGGCGCGGTCCCCGGCGACGAGCCGGTCCAGGGTGCTGCGGGTGCCGGCCGTCACGTCCCACAGCTGGGCGCGCCCCCAGCAGGCCGGTACCGAGAGGGTGGCGACGCGGTCGGCCCCGCACGGCCGGAAGGTGTAGCCGCGGTCGCGCATGGTGCGGGTGTACCGGTCGAAGTCGAAGAAGCGGTGCACGTCGAAGAACACCCAGTCGCCGTGCATCGGCTGCGCGGTACCGGTCCTCGCGTCGTGCGCGGTCAGCAGCACCAGCCGGGTGTCCCCGGCGCGCCGCACCAGCGTCGGCACGTCGCAGCGCACCGCCGCCTCCGCGGCGAGCCGACGGGCCAGTGCGGCCACCGGCCGGGTGGCCGATCCCGTGGGCCGCTGCCCGGACCGGGCGGCGGCGTTCTCGCCGGCGGCGTCCGCGGCGGCCGGGCCAGCCGACCCACCGGCGGGTTCGCCGGCCGGATCGGCAGGGGCCGGACAAGCGGGGGCACCGGCGGGTTCGCCGGCCGGCGCCTCGACCGGCGTCCTGGGTGTCTCGATCGTTCCGGCGGCGAGGGCGGCGGCGAACCGGGCCCAGCCCGGGCCGTTCGCCGGCAGCGCGCCGCGCGGCACGGTACCGACGCACGCGACCCGGCCGCCGCCGGCGGCCAGCTCGGCGAGCCGGCCGGCGGTGTCGTCGGTCAGCCACCCGCAGCCGGGCAGCAGCACCGTCCGGTACGTCTCGGTCGCGAGCCGCAGCACGCCGCCGGCGACCGTCCCGCCGGCGACGGCCGCATCGTCGACGACCTCGTGGTCCACCCCGGCGGCGGCCAGCGCACCCGGTACCTCGCGCAGCCAGGACGCCGATCCGTTCAACTGCAGGTACGCGTCCTGCGCGGCGCGCGCCGCCGGCAGCGCCCGGCCGTCGACGGTCAGCGCCGCCTGCACGGTGGCGGTGGGATGCAGCACCGCGACGTCGCACTCGTGGGTACCGGTGGACAGCAGCTCGCACAGCCGGGACACCAGCCGGGCGAACGCCGGGTACTGCGGCCAGTACGGCTGCCGCCAGCAGGTGGACGGCGGCGCCCACTCCCACCAGCCGGCCCTGGTCGCGTAGTAGACCGCGTGCGGGTCGTAGAGGGTGACGCCGGCCCGCAGCCACGGCAGCAGCCAGTCGAAGGTCTCCTCCAGCGTGCCGCCCCAGCCGCTGGAGTGGAACCCCTCCAGCCAGGTTTGGCTCCCGCCGTGCAGGTGCGACAGTCCACTGTGGATCTTCGGGTCGCCCCAGTGGTCGCTGCCCGGCGCACCGTACCGGCCGCCCAGCCGCGGGTAGTCCGCGTACAGCTCGGTCGAGCCGATCGGCTCGCCGGCCCGCGCCGGGTGCTGCTGGTCGTACCCGCAGGTCAGCCCGTGCCGCCGGTGCCAGTCCCGGAGCGGGACGAAGAACGCCTGGTCGGCCAGCTCCGCGCGGGTGCGCTGGTAGTCGTACCGGATCCGGGCGTGCTCGTCGCCGGCCCCGCCGAACAGGGCGGCGAGCCGGACCCCGGTCAGCCGGTAGCCGCGGCGCCGGGCGAACTCGGCGGCGAACCGCGCCGACCAGGTCGGCATCGCGGGCAGCTCGTCCTGGAAGGTGCCGACGATCACGTCGCCGAAGTACGCCCCGGCGTGTCGCTCGAACTCGCCGTGCACCCGGTCCAGCAGCGCGGCGCAGGCAGCCGGCTCGCAGTAGTCGAAACCGCGCCGCACCGCGTGGTACAGGGTCAGCGTCGCCTCGGTGCCCGCACCCGGCGGGGCGCCCGCCACCTCGGCACCCGCGCCGGCCGGGTCCACCGCGACCTCGGCCGTACCGTCCACGGTGGACAACGAGGCGGCCACCGGCACCGCACCCGGCGGGGCGGCCACCCGCAGCGCCCCGGTACCGGTCACGCTGGTGCGGCGCAGGTCCCAGCCGGCGAACGCCGGCTCCGCGCTGACCAGGTCGGCCTGCAGGTTCGCGCCGGAGAACCCGATCTGGTCGTAGCACCAGAGCCGGAAGCCGATCCGCCGCGCCTCGGCGCACACCCCGGTGAAGATCTGCCACCAGGCCGGCGAGGCGAACGGCGGATCGTCGGCGAGGCAACCGTGCAGCGGCCCGGACGGCGCCAGGTTCAGCACCACCGCGGCGCGCACCCCGCCGTCGTAGAGCCGGTGCAGCTGCCAGCGCAGCCGGTCGAGTTCCAGCCGGTCCCCCGACCACCACCAGATCGGCACCGGCCCGTAACCCAGGTCGGGGTCGGTCAGCGCGCGTTCCCAGTGCCGTACAGCCGAGTGCGTCATGCCGGTACCTCGCAGGTTTACCCGGGATGGCGGTGAGATGTCACGGTTCTGTTTCGCCAGGAAACGTAGTAGCGTCGCCGCCAACAGTTCAAGAGACGGAAAGAAAGTTCATGTAGATGAACTCGCTCCCGGATCCGGTGAAGTCCGCGCGGCGCGCGCTGGCCATCCTGGAGGTGCTGACCGAGCACGAGCAGCCGATGGGGTTCACCGCGCTCGCCGAACGGCTCGGCTATCCCAAGTCCAGCCTGCACGGCCTGCTGCGCACCCTGGTCGACTCCGGCTGGGCCGGCTTCGACGAGCAGACCCGGCGGTACTCGCTCGGCATCCGCACGCTGTCCGCCGGCAACGCGTACGGCCGGTCGCTGCCGCTGGCCGACCGCGCCCTGCCGCACATGCGCCGGATCTGCGCGGAGCTCAACGAGACGGTGCAGCTGGCCGTGCTCGACGGAGTGCACAACGTGTACGTGGCGAAGGTCGACGGCAACCAGGCGCTCGCGCTGGCCTCCGCGGTCGGCCGCCGGCTGCCGGCGCACACCACCGCGCTGGGCAAGGTACTGCTGGCCGGGCTGGCCGACACCGAGCTGACCCACCGGTTCACCGGCGTGCCCCTCACGGCGTTCACCGAGCACACCATCACCTCGCTGGCGGCGCTCGGCGAGCAGCTGCGCCAGGTGCGCCGGCGCGGCTACGGCACCGACACCGAGGAGTACACGGTCGGGGTCCGCTGCCTCGCCGTCCCGATCCGGGACGCCACCGGCCGGGTGGTCGCCGGGATGAGCGTCTCGGTGCCCACCATCCGGTTCCGCCGCGAGCTGCGCACCCGCGGCCTGGAACTGTTGCGCGAGGCCGGATCCGGGCTCTCGGCCGAGCTCGGCTTCGACGCCGACCAACCGAGGAGGACGACCACGTGAGCCGCTACCAGGTGGACCTGCTGTCGATGGGCCGTGGCGACGTACCGGGCCCGGAGGCCTACTGGATGAGCCGGTGGGACGAGTGGATCCCGCTCCGGTTCCAGGCCGCGCTGATCCGCGGCGGCGGGGTCACCGCGCTGGTCAACACCGGCCCGGCGGCCGATCTGGGCCCGATGAACGAGAAGTGGACGCAGGTTCTCGGCCCCCGCGCGGTGCTGCGCCGCGAACCCGGCGAGTACATCGTGGACGCCCTCGCCGCGCGCGGCGTCACCCCGGACGAGGTCACGCACGTGCTGCTCACCCCGCTCCAGCTGTACACGGTGAGCAACGTGCCGCTGTTCACCGAGGCGCAGATCTGCCTCACCGAGCGGGGATGGTGCCACTTCCACACCACCCACCAGCACCCGCACGACGACCGCGCCACCTCGATCCCGGACGACATCCTGGTGCACCTGGTCACCGAGGCCTGGCCGCGGGTGCGGCTGCTCGCCGACGAGGACGAGGTCGCGCCGGGGCTGCGCACCTGGTTCAGCGGCGGGCACCACCGGGCGTCGATGGTCGTCGAGGCGGACACCGCCACCGGCACCGCGGCCATCTCCGACACCTACTTCCTGCTGGACAACGTGCTCGCCGACCACCCGATCGGGATCAGCGAGAACATCGACGAATGCCGGTCCAGCTACCAGCGGGTCCGTCGCAGCGCGGCGCACATCCTGCCGCTGTACGACCCGGCGAACTTCGACCGGTACCCCGGCGGGCGGGTCGGATGAAGCCACCCCCGTGCATCGACAGGAGGCGCCGGCCATGACCGACGAAGCGCAGCGGGTACTGGTCACCGGGGCGGCCCGCGGCATCGGCCGCGCCACCGCGGTACGGTTCGGCCGCGACGGCGCCCGGGTGGCGATCAACTACCCGCCCGGCGAGCGCGAGCACGCCGAGCACACCGCCGAGCTGGTCACCGCGGCCGGCGGAGACCCGTACCCGGTGGCCGCCGACGTCGCCGACCCGACCCAGGTGGCCGCCATGGCCGAGGCGGTGCACGCCGAGTTCGGGCCGCTGGACGTGCTGGTCAACAACGCCGGAATCTGCCCGTTCGCCGACTTCTTCGACATCGACGTCGAGCTGTGGGACCGCACCCACCAGGTGAACCTGCGCGGCGTGTTCCTGGTGACCCAGGCGTTCACCCGGCAGATGGTCGCCGCCGGCCGCGGCGGGCGCGTCGTGTCGGTGTCCTCGATCTCGGCCTGGGTGGGCGGTTCGCACCAGGTGCACTACTGCGCCACCAAGGCCGGCATCAGCTCGCTGATGAAGAGCCTCGCGATCGTGTTGGCGCCGCACGGCATCACCTGCAACGCGGTCCTGCCCGGCACGGTGGAGACCGACATCAACCGCGAGGACCTGGCCCGCCCCGGCAAGCGGGAGATGTTCGCCCAGCGCATCCCGGTCGGCCACACCGGCGTACCCGACGACATCGCCGGCGCGATCTGGCTGCTGACCCGGCCGGAGGCCGGCTACGTCAACGGCGCCGAGCTGCTCGTCGACGGCGGCATGTTCGTCAACCTGCAATGACGGTACCGACCCGATGCCGTTCGGGTCGGCGCGAAACGGAGGCCAGGCTTGCGCGCACTGGTGTTGGACGACTTCTGGAACCTGACGGTCGAGCAGCGCCCCGACCCGGTGCCGGGGCCCGGCGAGGTGGTGCTGCGCATCGCCGCGACCGGCATCTGCGGTTCGGACCTGCACGGGTTCACCGGTGACAACGGCCGGCGCCAACCGGGCCAGGTGATGGGCCACGAGACCGCCGGTACGGTGGAGTCCGTCGGCGCCGGCGTCGACCTGGCGGTGGGCACCCCGGCCACCGCCTATCCGGTGCTCGCCTGCGGCGAGTGTGCCGCCTGCCGCGGCGGCCGGTCGCAGATCTGCGCCCGGCGCACCGTCATCGGCGTCGACCCGCACCGCAGCGCGGCGTTCGCCGACCGGCTGCTGCTGCCGGCCGCCAACGTGGTACCGCTGCCGGCCGGGATGCCGCTGCCGCACGGCGCGCTGGTCGAACCGCTCGCGGTCGGCTACCACGCGGCCTGCCGAGGCTCGGTCGGCGCCGGCGACCGGGTGCTCGTCCTCGGCGGCGGCCCGATCGGGCAGGCGGTCGCGCTCGCCGCGAAGCGGCTCGGCGCGGCCTGGATCGTCGTGACCGAGCCGGATCCTGGCCGCCGCACCCTGGTCGACGCGCTCGGCGTGGCCACGGTGGAGCCGGACGGCGCGCTCGACACGTTGGACGCGCCGGCGAGCGTCGCGATCGACGCGGTCGGGGTCGACGCCACCGTCGCGGAGGCGCTCGCGGCGACCGAGCCCGGCGCCCGGGTCGTCCTGGTCGGCATGGGCGCGCCGCGGCTCGACCTCGCCGCGTACCCGATCAGCACCGCGGAACGCAGCCTGATCGGCAGCTTCTGCTACACCGCCGAGGAGTTCGCGGCCACCGCGGCGTGGGCCGGCACCGTACCGGAGTTGCTCGCGCCGCTGATCTCCGCGCAGGTGCCGCTGGCCGAGGCGGCGGACGCGTTCACCCGGCTGGCCCGGGACGGCAGTGCGGCGAGCAAGATCCTGGTCCGCTTCGACGAGGAGGGCTGAGATGGCCGCCCCCACGATCACCGACATCCGGGCGTACGTGCTGCGCGGCGGCGGCGCGGACTACCACGACCAGGACGGTCCACACTGGATCGACGACCACATCGCCACCCCGATGGCCCGCTACCCCGGCTACCGCGAGTCGCGGCAGAGCTTCGGGCTCAACGTGCTCGGCACCCTGGTCGTGGTGGTCGAGGCGAGCGACGGCAGCTCCGGGTTCGCGGTCACCACCGGCGGCGAGCCCGCCGCCTGGATCGTCGAGAAGCACCTGTCCCGGTTCGTGCTCGGCGCCACGGTCACCGACCTGTCCCGGATCTGGGACCAGATGTACTCGTCCACCCTGTTCTATGGCCGCAAGGGACTGGTGCTCAACGCGATCAGCGGCGTCGACCTGGCGCTGTGGGACCTGCTCGGGCACGTCCGCGCCGAACCGGTGTACGCGATGATCGGCGGTGCGGTCCGCGACGAGCAGCCGTGCTACGCCACCGGCGCCCGGCCCGATCTCGCGGTGGAGTTCGGGTTCCTGGGCGGCAAGCTGCCACTGCACCACGGCCCGGCCGAGGGCGCCGACGGCTTCGCGGCGAACCTGCGGTTGCTGGCCGAGATGCGCGCCGCGACGGGCCCGGATGCCTGGCTCGCCTACGACTGCTGGATGTCGCTGGACGCCGACTACGCGATCCGGCTGGCGCACGCCGCCGCCGAGCACGGGCTGCGCTGGCTGGAGGAGCCGCTGCCACCGGACGACTACTGGGGTTACGCGGCCGTCCGCAAGGCGCTGCCGCCCGGCATGCTGCTGACCACCGGCGAGCACGAGGCGACCCGGTGGGGTTTCCGGCTGCTGGCCGAGATGGGCTGCGCGGACATCCTGCAACCCGACGTCGGCTGGTGTGGCGGGCTGACCGAGCTGCTGCGGATCAGCGCGCTCGCCGACGCGCACGGCCTGCTCGTGGTGCCGCACGGGTCGAGCGTGTACTCGTACCATTTCGCGTTCGGGCAGCACAACAGTCCGTTCTCGGAGTTCCTGATGATGGCGCCGGCGGCCGACGAGGTGATCCCGATGTTCCACCCGCAGCTGCTCGGTGAGCCGGTACCCGAGCACGGCAGGCTGCGCATCGGCCAACTCGACGCGCCCGGGTTCGGCGTGACGCTCGACCCCGGCCTCGCGCTGGCCCGGCCGTACAGGCGGGAGTGACCGTCCGGTGTGGGCTCAGCGCCGGGTGGCGCGCAGGCTGGTGGCGGTGACCACCGCGAGGACGGCGACGATGACCACCAGCGACAGCCAGGTCGGGATCCCCGGCACCGCCGGCACGAGCGTGTGCACGTAGTGCAGGATCAGCTTGACGCCGATGAACACCAGGATCACCGCAAGACCGTAGTGCAGGTGCACCAACCGGTCCAGCAGCCCGATCAGCAGGAAGTAGAGCGCGCGCAACCCCAGCAGGGCGAACGCGTTCGCGGTGAACACCAGGTAGGCGCTCTCGGTGATGCCGAAGATGGCCGGGATCGAGTCGAGCGCGAACACCAGGTCGACCGACAGGATCGTCACCGCGACGAGGAACAGCGGCGTCGCGACCCGCCGCCCGTTGCGGCGCACCAGCAGCCGGGACCCCGCGTACTCCTCGGTGACCGGCATGATGCGGCGCAGCAGCCGCACCGCCCGCGAGTTGAGCACGTCCGGTTCGTTCTGCTGGGGCCGCAGCAGCCGGATCCCGGTGTAGAGCAGGAAGGCGCCGAACACCACGAACGTGACGGCGAACTGGCTGATCACCGCGGCGCCGACGGCGATGAACGCACCGCGCAGCACCAGCGCCCCGACCACCCCGATCAGCAGCGCGCGCTGCTGGTGCTCGGGCGGCACCGCGAACCGGCCGAGGATGAGCGCGAAGATGAACAGGTTGTCGACCGACAGGCTCTTCTCCACCAGGAAGCCGGTGAAGAACTCGGCGCCGGGTTCCCTACCAGCGAACAGCAGCACACCCAGCCCGAAGACCAGCGCGCCGGTCAGGTAGA from the Actinocatenispora thailandica genome contains:
- a CDS encoding zinc-dependent alcohol dehydrogenase; this encodes MRALVLDDFWNLTVEQRPDPVPGPGEVVLRIAATGICGSDLHGFTGDNGRRQPGQVMGHETAGTVESVGAGVDLAVGTPATAYPVLACGECAACRGGRSQICARRTVIGVDPHRSAAFADRLLLPAANVVPLPAGMPLPHGALVEPLAVGYHAACRGSVGAGDRVLVLGGGPIGQAVALAAKRLGAAWIVVTEPDPGRRTLVDALGVATVEPDGALDTLDAPASVAIDAVGVDATVAEALAATEPGARVVLVGMGAPRLDLAAYPISTAERSLIGSFCYTAEEFAATAAWAGTVPELLAPLISAQVPLAEAADAFTRLARDGSAASKILVRFDEEG
- a CDS encoding TerC/Alx family metal homeostasis membrane protein encodes the protein MAVPVWVWLATVLGIAVLIGVDVWHARSPHPVGFREAVTWSAIYLTGALVFGLGVLLFAGREPGAEFFTGFLVEKSLSVDNLFIFALILGRFAVPPEHQQRALLIGVVGALVLRGAFIAVGAAVISQFAVTFVVFGAFLLYTGIRLLRPQQNEPDVLNSRAVRLLRRIMPVTEEYAGSRLLVRRNGRRVATPLFLVAVTILSVDLVFALDSIPAIFGITESAYLVFTANAFALLGLRALYFLLIGLLDRLVHLHYGLAVILVFIGVKLILHYVHTLVPAVPGIPTWLSLVVIVAVLAVVTATSLRATRR
- the rhmD gene encoding L-rhamnonate dehydratase, producing the protein MAAPTITDIRAYVLRGGGADYHDQDGPHWIDDHIATPMARYPGYRESRQSFGLNVLGTLVVVVEASDGSSGFAVTTGGEPAAWIVEKHLSRFVLGATVTDLSRIWDQMYSSTLFYGRKGLVLNAISGVDLALWDLLGHVRAEPVYAMIGGAVRDEQPCYATGARPDLAVEFGFLGGKLPLHHGPAEGADGFAANLRLLAEMRAATGPDAWLAYDCWMSLDADYAIRLAHAAAEHGLRWLEEPLPPDDYWGYAAVRKALPPGMLLTTGEHEATRWGFRLLAEMGCADILQPDVGWCGGLTELLRISALADAHGLLVVPHGSSVYSYHFAFGQHNSPFSEFLMMAPAADEVIPMFHPQLLGEPVPEHGRLRIGQLDAPGFGVTLDPGLALARPYRRE
- a CDS encoding SDR family NAD(P)-dependent oxidoreductase, yielding MTDEAQRVLVTGAARGIGRATAVRFGRDGARVAINYPPGEREHAEHTAELVTAAGGDPYPVAADVADPTQVAAMAEAVHAEFGPLDVLVNNAGICPFADFFDIDVELWDRTHQVNLRGVFLVTQAFTRQMVAAGRGGRVVSVSSISAWVGGSHQVHYCATKAGISSLMKSLAIVLAPHGITCNAVLPGTVETDINREDLARPGKREMFAQRIPVGHTGVPDDIAGAIWLLTRPEAGYVNGAELLVDGGMFVNLQ
- a CDS encoding IclR family transcriptional regulator is translated as MNSLPDPVKSARRALAILEVLTEHEQPMGFTALAERLGYPKSSLHGLLRTLVDSGWAGFDEQTRRYSLGIRTLSAGNAYGRSLPLADRALPHMRRICAELNETVQLAVLDGVHNVYVAKVDGNQALALASAVGRRLPAHTTALGKVLLAGLADTELTHRFTGVPLTAFTEHTITSLAALGEQLRQVRRRGYGTDTEEYTVGVRCLAVPIRDATGRVVAGMSVSVPTIRFRRELRTRGLELLREAGSGLSAELGFDADQPRRTTT